DNA from Verrucomicrobiia bacterium:
TTCTGGCAAACCCAGAATCGCCGCCTCACCGGTTGCGGATCGGCCCGCCCGGGCGGAAAGGCCATGCAGTCATGCAGGCCACAGCGTTCGGGCAGGGCCGGGCGCGCCTACATCAGGGTCAGCAGGTAAATCGCCACCGCCAGCCCGGTGAGCGCAAGGACGCCCGCCACCGCGAAGGCGAAGAGCGAGCCGTAGGCTTCCCGGAATTCGCCGCGGTCGATGGCCTGGATCTGGCGATGGTGACGCAGCGCGGCCGTGATGTTCACCAGCAGGCCGATCCCAATCAGCGTGACGCCCACCGGCAGGGAAAAGCCGTTGTGGGGAATCCTGGCCGATGCCTTGTTCATCGCAAACCATTCCTGCAAGAACAGGCCAAAGCGCGCCACCACAAAGCCAAAGCCCATGAGGGCAATCCCGGTGCGAACCCAGGCCAGGAAGGTGCGTTCGGCGGAAAGGTAGGTGCGCGGGTCGCCGGGCGGAAACCCGCCGCCGGCTCGAGGTTTTTCATCGGTGGTTTTCATGGCCGCCGGAAGGCCCGGCAACCGCGGAGCCTAGGCGTCGCCCGCCGGACCGTCAACCGCCCCAACGCGCCATTCGCGGAAGATCAGGAAGGACGCGCGCCCATTTACAACGCCGGCCGCGCCGGTGCCGCCGCGCTGCGGAGCACCGTGCTGGCAGTGGTTTTTCCGGCCGGCGCCGCTTCAATCCAGACCGCGTCGTTCAGATAAGCGCGCACGTAATCGTAGGGAATGGCGGCGTCGCGCGGGCCGCCACCGGAATTGCGAATCAGAAACACCCCGCCGCCGGGCGCCCCCGCCTCGTCCTTGTATCCCACGAGCAGCACGCTGTGGCCGTCGAACACGTCGGCCGGCGCCGTCATTTGCAGGACGTGGTCCGTCCACGCCTCGTGCTTCGGCCAGCGGAAGCCGCCGCACACGGGCCAGCCGCGCGCGAGGGTGCGCTTGAGTTCCGCGAATTGGGCCTCCGTCACCCCCGTGGTCACATCCCACGGTTTGATCCAGTGCAGGCTGAGACCGGCCTCTTTGGTTTCACGCGCCCGCGACAGGATCGCTTCCGCCGGATGGAGCTGCGGGTCAAAGTCGTCGTGATACGGAAAGTTTGTTTCGGTGCAAATGCCGTAAGCCTGATAACCGCGCCACAGGTCCGCGAAGAAGCCGCCGTCCTGGGAATTGGTGGCGGCTTGATTGGAGGCCCAGTTGAGGAATTCGACGCTGAGAACGGTTCCGGTATGCTGCCGTTCGGCCAGCGCAAACTCCAGCGCGCCCGTCAGCGCGAACACCGAGCACGTGCCGCGGTGGCCCTGCGGGCGCACCGGCAATTGCCAGCGAACAAACGCGGGCCGCAGGTCGGCCTTCGCCGGCAGCGCAGCCACGTCCGCTGCCGCTCCGCCACCGACCAAACCGGGCAAGAAACAAATCATCGCCCACGACCGCCAAAATCGGGAACGCATGCCGGGAGAATTACCCGCGCCTGCCCATCCGCACAGCCAAAACTTCGACCGTCAAAGCCGGCGCCGAGCTATGGCTGTTTGATGCGCTGCAACACATCCAGCTGCGCCTGAAAATCGGCGGTGATTTGCTTGAGCTTTTCGGCCTGGGCGGTTTGCACCTGTTGCAGGGTCTTGGCGGCGGCTTCTTGTTCGCTGACCGAGCCTTGCCGGCGGGCGTCCGCCAGTTTTTGCTGGGCCTGTTCCAGTTCGGTCTGCATTTCGGCCACCGCCGCCTTGAACTTCTCCAACGCCACTTCGCGCAGCCGTTGCGAGCCGTCCTCCAGCGTCAGCGTCGCCACGTCCGGCAATTGCTGTTTGAGCGATGCGACCGCAACCGCGTCGGGTTGCGTCGCCGCGGCGGCGACCACGGCCGCTTCCGTGGTGCGCGTCGTCACGTGCTGAATCGCCCGGGTCAAATCCGATTCCAACGCCGGCTCCCAATCGGGCGACAGCCGGCTGAGGGTTTCCTTCCGGTCGCCGCAAACCACCACGAGACCGAGATAACACGCATCGCCCTGATCTTGGTTGAAGGCCGTGATGCCATCCTTGGCGGCCGTCCGCGGGGCAACGTCCGCCGCCACGCGGGTCACGGTCAAACGGCTGTTCGCTTCGGTCTGATACAGCGCAAGGAAGCGGTCCACGCGGCCGGCGAAGGCGCGCAGGTTTTCCGGCGCGCTGGACGGATCGAGCACGGCGTAAAGGCGGATTTCAACCGGGGCAGTCAGTCCGCCGAGCACACCCCGGGTGGTTTCCGTCAAGCCGCTCGCCGCATCGGCCCCGGCCGCGTCGGCGCCCGCGCGGCCCACCGGACGATGAAACCAAACGGCGCTGGCCGCGAGCCCGAGGAGAAAGCAGACGGCCACCAGAATCGGGGTGCGGACGCTGGCCGTTTGGCGGGACAAAGTTGCCGCCGGGCGCGCGCCTGGCGTGGGGATGTTACTTCTTGGCATACGACAATCGGGTTATTACGGCTCCCTCCGCCGGCAACCCAAACCGGCGAACGCGCGGGATTTTTGTTTTACCTCGGGCGCCGGCTCCCGCCACCGGCGCCGTGAAATTCAAGACCCCTCCCCGTGGCGCGGGGAGGGGCTGTAAGCGACCGCTCGCCGCGCGTTACAAACTCGGCACGACGCGGAAGAACTGCTGCACGTTGTTGCGCGTTGACGTCATGAAGGACATCGATGTCCCGGTGCCGGCGATGGGCGTGCCCACGTTGGTCCAGCCGCCGCCCAAGGTGGAGATGGCCTGGATTTGGTAGGTCTTGCCCGCTTCGGTGTCGAAGACGACCTCAGCCGCCGTGTAGATGCGCACCGGCGAATTGGTGCCACCCACGGAGCCTGTGTTCGCCCAGACCACGCCGTCCGGCAGAGCGATGCCCGCGACGGTCGGATTCAGGCCGAGGCTGAACTTCAGCCAGTTCGGGATGCCGTCACCCGCCGGCATCGCATTCGGCGCCGCGTTGGCGTTGGTGATGGAACCGAAATACTGGATCTGCCAGGCATCCGGCAGGCCATCCATGTTGGCGTCACCCGTCAGGTCGCCGATGGACGCCTTGAGCAGTCCGACGGCGAACGGCGCGTTGTGAATGCCCAAGCTGCCGTCCGCACTGACGAACTGCCAGTTGTAGGCGGCCTGCAGATACTTCGCTGGCCAATTGGTTTTGACTGAAAGACGCGTTTGCACCGCACCGTCGACGACGCCATTGGCATTGGGCAACAAGGTGCTGAGTTTATTGAGCAGATGTTGCACCTCGGTTTGCACGCCCTCAGTGAGTCCGTCGCCATCGTAGTCCTGACGAACCATGTCGAACGACTCGATCGGGCCGTGGCATTGAACGCAGACACCAACCATGTCCACCGTGCCGGTGCCGTTGGTGTAACTCATCTTGAAGGTATGACCACCGGCTTTGGTGAAGCCAGGATCGGTAGCGGCAACTTCCTGCATGTGACAGCCGGCGCAGGTGTTGGTGATGGCATAGCGATGCGCCGCACTGGGAATGTTCTGGCCGTAAGTGACGGCATTGACGCCTTCGAGCATGTCCGCCTGTGGGCTGTCATGCACCCCAAAGGCCGAACCGCCAACCCACGTGGGCAGGCCGGCCGGATAATTCACAAGGCTGTTGGTCACCGAACCGTTGCGGCTGTTATGGCATTGCATGCAGAAGGCTCCCATGCCCGCATTCGTCACCACCGTGCCTTCGGACAGCGTGATGCTTGTGCTCAGCCGCAGTTGGTGCGGATTGGTGGCATCATGCGGATCATGGCACGTCTGGCAGGTAATCGCCTCGTATGCGGTGTTTGGCGTGTAGTTGAGCGTGGTGGGATGGGCATTCTGATTTGTCATGCCGCCTGCTTCCGCCCAAGCTTCAAAGCCGGAGGCCGTGTGGCAACGGACACAGGCCACCCGGGACGGGCCGGACGGAGTGCGTGTGGCCGACGCGTGTGCCGAGTTGTTCCATTCCGCCGTTTTGAAATGGTGGGTCAGGCTGTCATGGCATTGCGCGCAATCGCCCGCCGCCATGCTGACGCCGAGCCGGGGCCAGTTGGCTACATTCGTCTGACCCAACGCCGCGGCGTGTTCGCTGCCCGGGCCGTGGCAGCTTTCGCACTGGATGTTGGCCACCGCGCGCAAGCTGGCGGGCATGGCGTCCCAATTGGTCGGGCTGAGCGTTGTCGGAAAGGTCCAGTTGGTCGCCGTGGCGATGTCGTCAAACCCGCCGTTCACGGCCAGCGAATTCGTGTCGTAGCCCACCACGTGGCACGACGTGCAATTCTTGGTAAAGTGGTCGGTGCTCACCCCGTTGATCGCATCCTTGAAGGCGTGGGAATGCAGCGTGTTCGTCCAACTGCCGTAAACATTCTCCGCGATGGCGCCGCCGCTGTGGCAGAGCGCACAGGTCTGCACACCCATGTAGGTCGCCGCCGTGAGCGGCTTGGTGATGTTGGTGCTGCCGCTGCCATTGTCGGTAACGATGGCCACCTGCACGGCGTATTGACCCACCACGTCAGGCCGCAGCAACGCGCGGCCGGCCACCCGCAACGTCAGGCGGTCCGCCATCTTGTAGGTCGGCACGTTGCCGCCGAGCGGGCTGTTGGTGATGACCGCCGCCGAACCCACCGGCTTGGTGACCAGGGTCCAGGTGACGCTGGTGATGTTCGAGGATGGGATGCTCAGGTTCACCAGGGCATCCAGGTAGAAGGGCACGCCCACGCCCACGGTGTTGAGGCCGCCCGAAGTCTCCGAGCCGCCAGGCAGGCCGTAGTCTTTAATTTCCTGGGGCGTAAGCGGCCGGGTGTCGAGCAGGGCGTTCAACGCCGGCGCAGCCGCCTGTGCGAGCGCGGCACCGAGGGTTAGCAGCGCCACCGAGCCAAGCCGGCCCGCGACGCGTGTCATGGAGTTGCACATAGTCGATCTGTCCTGTTGTTGAGTTTTTGAGGTCACACGATCTTGGTTGGAAATTAAAAGGGCGCCAGCCGGCGACTACTCGCTTCTTGCCAAATGCCCGTCATTATTTGCTTTGTCATTTGCATCCGGTTCCACCAGAGGTTCTGATGGTTGATGGAGTCTAAAGTGGCGCGTTGTTTCTGGGGGTGAACAAACCGGTCGGGAGGTTTCAGCCGAAACACGCCACCGCGCCCAGCGCAGCGGCCGGTTCCGCAACCGCCCGGCCTGCTGCGGGCGGCACCGCGTTGAGCCGCGCCAGAATTTCGGCCGCGCGCGTCGCGATGATGGTGCGACAGAGGCCGAGTTCGTGTTCCCGGTTGCGCACGTGCTCCTGCACGATCGCCTGCAGGTGGTCGATGTTGTAAAGGTAAACGCCCGGCACCTGCTGCACGTCCGCATCGATGTCGCGCGGCACGGCGATGTCGATGAGGAACAGCGGCCGGCCGTGACGGGCGCGCATGGCGGCGGCCACCGCTGGCCGCTCCAAAATCACGCGGCGGGCGCCGGTGGAGCTGACGACGATGTCCGCCTCGACCAGGGCCGGCAGCAGTTG
Protein-coding regions in this window:
- a CDS encoding Gldg family protein, whose amino-acid sequence is MSRQTASVRTPILVAVCFLLGLAASAVWFHRPVGRAGADAAGADAASGLTETTRGVLGGLTAPVEIRLYAVLDPSSAPENLRAFAGRVDRFLALYQTEANSRLTVTRVAADVAPRTAAKDGITAFNQDQGDACYLGLVVVCGDRKETLSRLSPDWEPALESDLTRAIQHVTTRTTEAAVVAAAATQPDAVAVASLKQQLPDVATLTLEDGSQRLREVALEKFKAAVAEMQTELEQAQQKLADARRQGSVSEQEAAAKTLQQVQTAQAEKLKQITADFQAQLDVLQRIKQP
- a CDS encoding cytochrome c3 family protein; the encoded protein is MCNSMTRVAGRLGSVALLTLGAALAQAAAPALNALLDTRPLTPQEIKDYGLPGGSETSGGLNTVGVGVPFYLDALVNLSIPSSNITSVTWTLVTKPVGSAAVITNSPLGGNVPTYKMADRLTLRVAGRALLRPDVVGQYAVQVAIVTDNGSGSTNITKPLTAATYMGVQTCALCHSGGAIAENVYGSWTNTLHSHAFKDAINGVSTDHFTKNCTSCHVVGYDTNSLAVNGGFDDIATATNWTFPTTLSPTNWDAMPASLRAVANIQCESCHGPGSEHAAALGQTNVANWPRLGVSMAAGDCAQCHDSLTHHFKTAEWNNSAHASATRTPSGPSRVACVRCHTASGFEAWAEAGGMTNQNAHPTTLNYTPNTAYEAITCQTCHDPHDATNPHQLRLSTSITLSEGTVVTNAGMGAFCMQCHNSRNGSVTNSLVNYPAGLPTWVGGSAFGVHDSPQADMLEGVNAVTYGQNIPSAAHRYAITNTCAGCHMQEVAATDPGFTKAGGHTFKMSYTNGTGTVDMVGVCVQCHGPIESFDMVRQDYDGDGLTEGVQTEVQHLLNKLSTLLPNANGVVDGAVQTRLSVKTNWPAKYLQAAYNWQFVSADGSLGIHNAPFAVGLLKASIGDLTGDANMDGLPDAWQIQYFGSITNANAAPNAMPAGDGIPNWLKFSLGLNPTVAGIALPDGVVWANTGSVGGTNSPVRIYTAAEVVFDTEAGKTYQIQAISTLGGGWTNVGTPIAGTGTSMSFMTSTRNNVQQFFRVVPSL
- a CDS encoding C1 family peptidase, which encodes MRSRFWRSWAMICFLPGLVGGGAAADVAALPAKADLRPAFVRWQLPVRPQGHRGTCSVFALTGALEFALAERQHTGTVLSVEFLNWASNQAATNSQDGGFFADLWRGYQAYGICTETNFPYHDDFDPQLHPAEAILSRARETKEAGLSLHWIKPWDVTTGVTEAQFAELKRTLARGWPVCGGFRWPKHEAWTDHVLQMTAPADVFDGHSVLLVGYKDEAGAPGGGVFLIRNSGGGPRDAAIPYDYVRAYLNDAVWIEAAPAGKTTASTVLRSAAAPARPAL
- a CDS encoding DUF202 domain-containing protein translates to MKTTDEKPRAGGGFPPGDPRTYLSAERTFLAWVRTGIALMGFGFVVARFGLFLQEWFAMNKASARIPHNGFSLPVGVTLIGIGLLVNITAALRHHRQIQAIDRGEFREAYGSLFAFAVAGVLALTGLAVAIYLLTLM